One window of the Anomaloglossus baeobatrachus isolate aAnoBae1 chromosome 12, aAnoBae1.hap1, whole genome shotgun sequence genome contains the following:
- the LOC142257439 gene encoding jeltraxin-like, with the protein MKFLFIFLCLFIGSCHVQEATAKTIMLFPKTSYTDYVTLHAAGKALHQVTVCMRSYTELTREHSLFSLAMHRKDNALLIYPYPPNKICISINNEDIYFRVDPDVLDWKHTCVTWNAATGLLQLWINGKRYPRRVTTNRSLIGPVMSVVLGQEQDSFGGGFSSGQSFVGELSDVNMWNYVLSPKAIRAYLSNKSSLCGNIYNWASGTYTAKGDVSILKHQYFPL; encoded by the exons aTGAAGTTTCTTTTCATTTTCTTGTGCCTTTTCATCGGAAGCTGCCATGTGCAAGAAG CTACTGCTAAGACCATCATGCTTTTCCCTAAGACGTCGTACACTGACTATGTGACCCTGCACGCGGCGGGGAAGGCCTTACATCAGGtcactgtgtgtatgcgctcgtacACGGAGCTTACCCGCGAGCACTCCCTATTTTCTTTAGCGATGCACAGAAAGGACAACGCTTTGCTAATCTATCCGTATCCCCcaaacaaaatctgcatctccatAAATAATGAAGATATTTACTTCAGGGTGGATCCCGATGTTCTGGACTGGAAACACACTTGTGTCACCTGGAACGCCGCCACCGGACTGCTCCAACTGTGGATCAACGGCAAACGCTACCCCAGGAGAGTCACTACAAACAGATCCCTGATTGGTCCGGTGATGAGCGTCGTCCTCGGCCAGGAGCAGGACTCTTTTGGTGGTGGCTTCTCAAGTGGCCAGTCCTTCGTGGGAGAACTTTCTGATGTCAATATGTGGAATTATGTTCTGTCCCCTAAAGCTATACGGGCCTATTTGTCCAACAAGTCAAGTCTATGTGGGAATATCTATAACTGGGCATCTGGAACATATACAGCCAAAGGGGATGTTTCTATCTTGAAACACCAGTACTTTCCTTTGTGA